AAGGAATGTGTAATTTAATACCATTTATGTGGaagaatattaaaaaaaagaaatgaattcaGTAAACTCATTTgtgaactactccctccgtcctaaattatggGTCGTTTTGAGTTTTCTAAGTTCATACCTTTTACTGTGCATCTAGACATGATATATATCaaggtgcatagcaaaacctATATGAATCTAAAAGACCCAAAACGACTAATAATTTGGACAGTATATGTTAGTTTAGTTGCTGGATACTTGAAGATGACGGTAATACAACAATATATCTCACAGTAGTATACCTTGTACTCATAGGTTTGCTTCACAGAATCAAGAAATACTGAATCATACTCAGAATCTGCAGTTCCACTCTCTCTTGGACGAAAGCTGATCATCAGGCTACAGTCCTTTGCAGTAGCAGAAACAAGGAAGTCCCTGACAATCTTCAAGCTCTTGTCCAACGGAAGAGAATGCAAAAGAGTGTACTTCCGCAATAGCTCTGCATCAGTTACATTTTTGCAGACCAAACAAGGCTGCGAAATTATGCTGTAGTACAAATGAATCGCCCCTTCAATGTCATGATCGTCCAGCTTTTGGGTGATCAACAATTTACCAAGTACTCCAGATCTAAAAATTGCCTCTGACAGGAGCTCAATGAAGTCAGGTAGCTCTAGGCCACTAACCTTGCTGAGATCTTGAAGACACTTGTCTGTTTCAGCAGGATGAACGTTATCTGCTCCACCTCCCATGCCACCAAAAACTAAAGAACCATTGACAAAAACCCTGAAGTTGTTCTGAGGAGTTGAGAAAAATGACTTGATGGCAATGCATATCCTTTCTTTTGACCCAGAAAATAGATCAAGAGGATTGTATTCACTAGGCGTCGATATCTGAAATGTGTGCAAGAATGTGTTGGGTATCAACCTGATTTCCAAAACCAAAAGAGATAATATAGTATTACAAGAGTGCCATAAATAACACGAAAGCATGTAGGTTTTTGTCATATAATTGTATCAACAACGCATGTTTCTTTTTCAATGAGCAAGAGCAAAAGAGAGTGCGATTCTATCTTGTATCAATCATTTTAATATACATACCTCACCCTGATGAAATTTGAGGTGCTGATGCATCTTATATCGTGTTACTTGTTTCTTGATGGAATTTTCTTTTGATATATATTCTGATGACGGCAAAAACCCACATTTGGCCTGAAAGGTGAAGCATGCCAAAAATAAGCAATGGTAAACATCTAACACACAATAAAGAATGAGAATAAAAGAGGAAGCTCGCAAAGTACCTTAATCTCCACAGCTATGCAACTGTTGCCTCTCGGATTACCTGAGATTAAGAAAGACTTTCCGTAGTAAGCAAACAAAAAATTCAAGCTAATATAGAGGTCTAAAAACCCCATAATAGAGCCCATCTGAATCTACTATGAATTCAGGTTGATGCCCAGCTGCCATTTCAAGACAGCAATCAAGCTCTTAGCGGTTCAACCTAGAATTAAGTTATGAATCAGTGAAAAAACAAGCCAGTTTCTACCATCTTGATGCCCATTTGGCTGTGGTAAGTAGTATTTGCAAATTTAAACCAATAAGAACTGCAAACCCAATGATGTTTATACACATCTAACACAAATAGAAACAACAAGCTAGGCAACAGTCTTGCCACAAATGTTTCACGCAGAACGAATGAATATAGCATTACTGACTAGACGTTACTGAATCAACCTTCTTTTCTAACATAAACAAGATTCAAATTATGGTAAAAAGAGGGATGGAGAGTTTACCAGAAAATAATGAGTGATCTGGTATTAGAAGAGCAGCATCGGCAGTGTTATCAATTGAGCTCGCATTCACTCTCCAAGCAGGACGGCTATTAAGAACATTCTTTTCAACAAGCTCCAGAAAATCCCTAGAGACACATACACGAACCTGCACGATGGAAAGACAGCATGATTTCTTTGTTGAGTCATGCAGATCCAAAGAATGATGCATTTTTAAATAACTTAACAGCAATTAACAAATGATGAAATAACAGCATGATGATGACCAAAGTCAAATGTTTGCGCATCCAAGGCATGCTATTTCatgtatactccctccattttaactATATGACGTTTAttcatttttgaactaattagcttgtcccaAAAATCATATATTTAAA
This sequence is a window from Setaria italica strain Yugu1 chromosome III, Setaria_italica_v2.0, whole genome shotgun sequence. Protein-coding genes within it:
- the LOC101770113 gene encoding inositol-pentakisphosphate 2-kinase IPK1 — translated: MEMEGVLQAGDAKDWVYKGEGAANLILSYTGTSPAMLGKVLRVKKILKDKSQPAPSCMVFSSYEQLLWGHIPELVDSVKQDSLAQAYVMHVMSKHLGANHVDGGVRVCVSRDFLELVEKNVLNSRPAWRVNASSIDNTADAALLIPDHSLFSGNPRGNSCIAVEIKAKCGFLPSSEYISKENSIKKQVTRYKMHQHLKFHQGEISTPSEYNPLDLFSGSKERICIAIKSFFSTPQNNFRVFVNGSLVFGGMGGGADNVHPAETDKCLQDLSKVSGLELPDFIELLSEAIFRSGVLGKLLITQKLDDHDIEGAIHLYYSIISQPCLVCKNVTDAELLRKYTLLHSLPLDKSLKIVRDFLVSATAKDCSLMISFRPRESGTADSEYDSVFLDSVKQTYEYKANFIDLDVKPLDKMEHYFKLDQKIVNFYSRNEELVPSLKGSNTKDASQIQLQQ